The following coding sequences lie in one Anguilla rostrata isolate EN2019 chromosome 8, ASM1855537v3, whole genome shotgun sequence genomic window:
- the LOC135262047 gene encoding stathmin-like has translation MATPEDIQVKELDKRASGQAFEVILNPSSQEARGDFPLSTPKKKDLSLEEIQRKLEAAEERRKSHEAEVLKHLADKREHEKEVQQKAMEESSNFSKMAEEKLNQKMEANKENRTARMQAMNDKFKEKDKKLEEVRRNKENKDEEEN, from the exons ATGGCCACACCCGAAG ATATCCAGGTGAAGGAGCTGGACAAACGTGCCTCAGGCCAGGCCTTCGAGGTCATCCTGAACCCGTCCTCTCAGGAGGCCAGGGGAGACTTCCCCCTGTCCACCCCCAAGAAGAAGGACCTGTCTCTGGAGGAGATCCAGAGGAAGCTGGAGGCAGCCGAAGAGAGGCGCAAG TCCCACGAAGCCGAGGTCCTGAAGCACCTGGCCGACAAGCGCGAGCACGAGaaggaggtgcagcagaaggCCATGGAGGAGAGCAGCAACTTCAGCAAAATGGCGGAGGAGAAGCTCAACCAGAAGATGGAGGCCAACAAGGAGAACCGCACCGCGCGCATGCAGGCCATGAACGACAAGTTCAAGGAGAAG GATAAAAAACTGGAAGAGGTCCGACGGAACAAAGAGAACAAAGACGAAGAGGAGAACTGA